In one window of Pristiophorus japonicus isolate sPriJap1 chromosome 9, sPriJap1.hap1, whole genome shotgun sequence DNA:
- the LOC139272823 gene encoding histone H2A type 2-C-like produces the protein MSGRGKTGGKARAKAKSRSSRAGLQFPVGRVHRLLRKGNYAERVGAGAPVYMAAVLEYLTAEILELAGNAARDNKKTRIIPRHLQLAIRNDEELNKLLGKVTIAQGGVLPNIQAVLLP, from the coding sequence atgtctggaagaggaaaaaccggtggtaaagctcgcgccaaggccaagtctcgttcctcccgggccggactgcagttccctgtgggccgtgttcacaggctcctgcgaaaggggaactacgctgagcgtgtgggtgccggagccccggtctacatggctgctgtgctcgagtatctgaccgctgaaatcctggagctggctggCAACGCGGCCcgtgacaacaagaagacccgcatcatacccagacacctgcagctggccatccgcaacgacgaggaactcaacaagctgctgggaaaggtgaccatcgctcagggcggggtgctgccgaatatccaggctgtgctgctgccc
- the LOC139272822 gene encoding histone H4 — protein sequence MSGRGKGGKGLGKGGAKRHRKVLRDNIQGITKPAIRRLARRGGVKRISGLIYEETRGVLKVFLENVIRDAVTYTEHAKRKTVTAMDVVYALKRQGRTLYGFGG from the coding sequence ATGTCTGgtcgaggtaaaggaggcaaaggactgggtaaaggtggagccaagcggcaccgtaaagtgctccgtgataatatccagggcatcaccaaaccagcaatccgccgcctggctcgccgtggcggtgtcaagcggatctcgggcctgatctacgaggagacccgcggggtgctgaaggtttttttGGAGAATGTGATTAGGGATGcagtcacctacactgagcacgccaagcgcaagacggtcactgccatggatgtggtgtacgctctgaaacggcagggccgcactctctatggattcggcggctga